A stretch of DNA from Acidovorax carolinensis:
TGCCCTGCGGTGGCACGGCGCCCGGCTTGCACAGGTACATGCCCTTGATGATCTGCTCTTCCGTGCCCGCCGTGAGGCCGGGCATGGGGTAGTTCTCGTTGAGCAGCGTGATGTAGTAGAAAACGTTCTCCTGCTGCTCGACCATGCGCTTGAGGCCGCGGTGCATGATCACGGCCACTTCGTGCGCGAAGGTGGGGTCGTAGGTCACGCAGTTGGGGATGGTGTTGGCCAGAATGTGGCTGTGGCCATCTTCGTGCTGCAGGCCTTCGCCGTTGAGCGTGGTGCGCCCCGACGTGCCGCCCAGCAGGAAGCCTCGCGCCTGCATGTCGCCGGCTGCCCAGGCCAGGTCGCCAATGCGCTGGAAGCCGAACATCGAGTAGTACACGTAGAACGGCACCATGATGCGGTTGTTGGTGCTGTAGCTGGTGGCCGCGGCGATCCAGCTGGCCATGCCGCCGGCTTCGTTGATGCCCTCTTGCAGGATCTGGCCGGCCTTGTCTTCGCGGTAATACATCACCTGGTCGCGATCGACCGGGGTGTAAAGCTGGCCCTTGGGGTTGTAGATGCCGATCTGGCGGAACAGACCTTCCATGCCGAAGGTGCGGGCCTCGTCCACCAGGATGGGCACCACGCGCGGGCCCAACGCCTGGTCGCGCAGCAACTGCGTGATGAAGCGCACATAGGCCTGTGTGGTGCTGATCTCGCGGCCTTCGGCCGTGGGGTCGAGGATGGCCTTGAACGTTTCGATGGCAGGCACGGTGAAGTGCTCGTCAGCCTTTACGCGGCGCTTGGGCAGGTAACCGCCCAGCGCCTTGCGACGCTCGTGCAGGTACTTGATTTCGGGTGTGTCGTCGGCCGGCTTGTAGTACGGAATCTTGTGCAGTTCGCTGTCCGGGATCGGAATGTTGAACCGGTCGCGGATGTACTTGATGTCTTCGTCGCTGAGCTTCTTGGTCTGGTGCACGGTGTTCTTGCCTTCACCGGCCTTGCCCATGCCGTAGCCCTTGACCGTCTTGACCAGCAGCACCGTGGGCTGGCCCTTGTGCTCGTTGGCGGCGTGGAAGGCTGCGTAGACCTTGGTGGGCTCGTGGCCGCCGCGGCGCAGTTCGAACACTTCCTCGTCGGTCATGTGCTCGACGAGCTGGAGCGTCTCGGGGTACTTGCCGAAGAAGTTCTTGCGCACAAAGGCGCCGTCGTTGGCCTTCATGGCCTGGTAGTCGCCGTCAAGCGTCTCCATCATCAGCTGCCGGAGCTTGCCCGTCTTGTCGCGGGCCAGCAGCGCATCCCAGCCGGCGCCCCACAGCAGCTTGATGACGTTCCAGCCGCTGCCCCGGAACTCGCCTTCAAGCTCTTGCACGATCTTGCCGTTGCCGCGCACCGGGCCGTCCAGGCGCTGCAGGTTGCAGTTGACCACGAACACCAGGTTATCGAGGCTCTCACGCGCGGCCAGGCCGATGGCGCCCAGCGATTCGGGCTCGTCCATCTCGCCGTCGCCGCAGAACACCCAGACCTTGCGGTTCTCGGTGTTGGCAATGCCGCGGGCATGCAGGTACTTCAGAAAGCGCGCTTGGTAGATCGCCATCAGCGGACCCAGGCCCATCGACACGGTGGGAAACTGCCAGAACTCGGGCATCAGCTTGGGATGCGGGTAACTCGACAGGCCCTTGCCGTCCACTTCCTGGCGGAAGCTGTCGAGCTGTTCTTCGGTCAGGCGGCCTTCCAGGAAGGCCCGGGCGTAGATGCCGGGCGAGCTGTGGCCCTGGATGTAGAGCAGGTCACCACCGTGGCCTTCGCTCTCGGCATGCCAGAAATGGTTGAAACCCGCACCAAACATGCTGGCCACGGATGCGAACGAGCCGATGTGCCCGCCCAGGTCGCCGCCGTCGGCAGGGTCGAGCCGGTTGGCGCGCACCACCATGGCCATGGCGTTCCAGCGCATGTACGCGCGCAGGCGCTTTTCGATGGCGATGTTGCCGGCGCAGCGGGCTTCCTGCTCGGGCTCGATGGTGTTCACATACCCCGTGTTGCCCGAAAACGGCATGTCGATGCTGTTCTGGCGGGCGTGTTCCAGCAATTGCTCGATCAGGAAATGGGCGCGCTCAGCACCTTCTTTGTCGATGACCGCGGACAGCGCGTCCATCCACTCACGGGTTTCTTGCTGATCGGTGTCGATCGCGGGCGCGGCGCCGTTTCCGGCCAGAGGGGCGGGCTGAGCTGACATGCTTGTCTCCTGTGTATAGGTGTGCAATTTAGTACGTTGTCACTAGTTTCGCATATTTTTTTTATCATTTCAAATAGTGCTTTGTCGTTTCATATAATGGTATTTTGCTGCAAACGCACATCCAGCCGGCAGCCCATAAACCGCTCCAGCCTCCTCTACACTTGCCGCATGGACAACACCCCCGCCACTGCCCAGCCCGCGCCGGCCGCTCCCATGGCCGCCCTCGCGCGCAAGTGGCGCACCTGGTGGCGCAGCCTGTCGCCCGCGCGGCAGGACCGATTTGCCGCGCTGGCGCCCTTGGCCGCCGTGCTGCTGTTCATGGCGGCCATCGTGTCAGCCTTCTGGTATCTGCGAGCCGAGGAAGTCGAGCGCGAACACGAAGCCCTCAAACGCGATGTGGAATACGCCCAGCAACGCGTGCGCCTGCGTCTGCTGGAACGCCAGGAGCAACTGATGCGCATCGCACGGGACCTGTCCAACCAGGAACTGGATCGCGCCGAGTTTGTCGGCCGGGCCGAATCCCTGAT
This window harbors:
- the aceE gene encoding pyruvate dehydrogenase (acetyl-transferring), homodimeric type, coding for MSAQPAPLAGNGAAPAIDTDQQETREWMDALSAVIDKEGAERAHFLIEQLLEHARQNSIDMPFSGNTGYVNTIEPEQEARCAGNIAIEKRLRAYMRWNAMAMVVRANRLDPADGGDLGGHIGSFASVASMFGAGFNHFWHAESEGHGGDLLYIQGHSSPGIYARAFLEGRLTEEQLDSFRQEVDGKGLSSYPHPKLMPEFWQFPTVSMGLGPLMAIYQARFLKYLHARGIANTENRKVWVFCGDGEMDEPESLGAIGLAARESLDNLVFVVNCNLQRLDGPVRGNGKIVQELEGEFRGSGWNVIKLLWGAGWDALLARDKTGKLRQLMMETLDGDYQAMKANDGAFVRKNFFGKYPETLQLVEHMTDEEVFELRRGGHEPTKVYAAFHAANEHKGQPTVLLVKTVKGYGMGKAGEGKNTVHQTKKLSDEDIKYIRDRFNIPIPDSELHKIPYYKPADDTPEIKYLHERRKALGGYLPKRRVKADEHFTVPAIETFKAILDPTAEGREISTTQAYVRFITQLLRDQALGPRVVPILVDEARTFGMEGLFRQIGIYNPKGQLYTPVDRDQVMYYREDKAGQILQEGINEAGGMASWIAAATSYSTNNRIMVPFYVYYSMFGFQRIGDLAWAAGDMQARGFLLGGTSGRTTLNGEGLQHEDGHSHILANTIPNCVTYDPTFAHEVAVIMHRGLKRMVEQQENVFYYITLLNENYPMPGLTAGTEEQIIKGMYLCKPGAVPPQGTSDAGDIRVQLLGSGTILRESLAAQTLLAADWGVQADVWSCPSFNELTREGQDADRWNLLHPLETPRVPFVAQQLGTSTGPVVASTDYMKAYAEQIRPFIPKGRTYKVLGTDGFGRSDFRSKLREHFEVNRHYIVVAALKALSEDGVLPATKVAEAIAKYNIQADKVNPLYA